The Legionella sp. PATHC032 genome has a window encoding:
- a CDS encoding LysR substrate-binding domain-containing protein codes for MSIDTITLQCFLAVAETQSFTKAAQRVGRTQSAISQQIAKLENLIEKPLINRGRELSLTTDGEIFLGYAKRIYELHRESLDRFKAPELQGEIRFGLPEDFASIILSDVLVEFSRLHPRVLLNVECDLTLNLIERFNEGKFDLILIKTTQQQIGTECIHVCTEPVEWIGKKELLPLLDKPGPIPLVLSPTPCVYRGNVIDALDKKHIDWRLVYSSASYAGKMAAVRAGLGITAIQRSMIPNYLERLDYDILPVLNDVHVSLLKRSESNKAIESLKFFILQKLKH; via the coding sequence ATGTCAATTGATACAATAACCTTACAATGCTTTCTCGCAGTGGCTGAAACACAAAGTTTTACCAAGGCAGCACAGCGGGTTGGACGCACCCAGTCGGCTATCAGTCAGCAAATTGCCAAATTGGAAAATCTGATTGAGAAACCTTTGATTAATCGTGGACGGGAACTTTCTCTGACTACGGATGGTGAAATATTCTTAGGCTACGCCAAACGAATTTATGAGTTGCATCGAGAGTCTCTGGATCGTTTTAAAGCGCCTGAGTTACAAGGTGAAATCCGTTTTGGATTACCAGAGGATTTTGCCAGTATTATTTTATCAGATGTACTTGTTGAATTTTCAAGATTGCATCCCCGTGTGCTATTGAATGTGGAATGTGATTTAACTCTAAATCTCATTGAGCGTTTTAATGAAGGTAAATTTGACTTAATTCTCATTAAAACCACTCAACAACAGATAGGTACCGAGTGTATCCACGTTTGCACAGAACCTGTTGAGTGGATAGGAAAAAAGGAATTATTACCTCTTTTAGACAAACCAGGGCCAATCCCATTAGTGCTTTCACCAACACCTTGTGTTTACCGAGGTAATGTGATTGATGCTCTGGATAAAAAACATATTGATTGGCGACTGGTTTATAGTAGTGCGAGTTATGCGGGCAAAATGGCTGCTGTCCGCGCTGGTTTAGGGATTACTGCTATTCAACGTAGCATGATTCCCAACTATCTGGAACGGCTTGATTACGATATTCTCCCTGTATTGAATGATGTCCATGTGTCTTTGTTAAAAAGGAGCGAAAGCAATAAAGCGATTGAATCGCTGAAATTTTTTATCTTGCAAAAACTAAAACATTAA
- a CDS encoding TolC family protein produces the protein MIFFSTGKNRLIVLCLFLMLSFSCFPKPSKPLLLDAVLKSVDRSYPQIVIARLEIRKAEGDYVNALGKFDPSFDVNPRFQPVGGYINNYADNVFNVPTLYNGLKLFGGYRIGRGDWPIYYQNYLTNSGGEYRAGLSLPLLRDRRIDKERTELFTREETIRMKQQDAAATKIKIYQETIKAYWQWVEAGFQLRTFRHLLNLAKERQNAIIQQAQQGDLPKLAIAENLQLIVQREQLVNQGEMLLAQAGINLSLYYRDANGKPQKPEESQLPASFPKQSIQVSNSISQLQRHPVLRKLENYSKIIKLKQNLARNELLPNLDATAYTFKQYGTGGYPLLIPQAAMIGVNFKFPIFQREARGKLISTTSELQQVRTEMKFTYEQLNNELSNLLVAIKIYQQQVVLLNKELNLARQVERGETKRFYEGDSTLFLVNQREQTTAQVKLNWINAEVNLQEAKALARFFSSTQ, from the coding sequence ATGATTTTTTTTTCTACAGGCAAAAACAGATTGATTGTCTTATGTTTGTTCTTGATGCTGTCATTCAGCTGTTTTCCAAAACCAAGCAAACCTTTGCTGCTTGATGCTGTACTCAAAAGTGTTGATCGAAGTTACCCTCAGATAGTAATAGCGCGTCTTGAAATTAGAAAGGCTGAAGGCGATTATGTCAATGCATTAGGAAAATTTGACCCCTCTTTCGATGTGAATCCCCGCTTCCAGCCGGTCGGGGGGTACATTAATAATTATGCGGATAATGTTTTTAATGTGCCAACCCTCTATAATGGGCTTAAATTGTTTGGAGGCTATCGTATTGGCAGAGGCGATTGGCCAATTTACTACCAAAACTATTTGACCAACTCTGGTGGTGAGTATCGTGCGGGCCTTTCTTTACCGTTGCTGAGAGACAGGCGAATTGATAAAGAGCGTACTGAGCTTTTTACGAGAGAAGAAACGATTCGCATGAAACAGCAAGATGCTGCCGCCACAAAAATTAAAATTTATCAGGAAACCATTAAAGCCTATTGGCAATGGGTTGAGGCGGGTTTCCAGTTAAGAACTTTCAGGCACCTGTTAAATTTAGCTAAAGAGCGACAAAATGCGATTATTCAACAAGCTCAACAAGGTGATCTGCCTAAACTTGCCATTGCAGAAAACTTACAACTTATCGTTCAACGTGAACAACTGGTCAATCAAGGAGAAATGTTATTGGCACAAGCTGGCATCAATCTTTCACTTTACTATCGTGACGCAAATGGCAAACCGCAAAAACCGGAAGAAAGTCAATTACCGGCATCATTTCCTAAGCAATCAATTCAAGTATCCAATAGTATTTCACAGTTACAACGGCATCCTGTTTTGCGTAAATTGGAGAATTATTCAAAAATTATTAAATTAAAACAAAATTTAGCAAGAAATGAACTTCTTCCTAATCTTGATGCAACAGCCTATACCTTCAAGCAATATGGAACAGGTGGTTATCCTTTATTGATCCCACAGGCTGCTATGATCGGTGTGAATTTTAAATTTCCTATTTTTCAACGCGAAGCGAGAGGTAAGCTTATCAGCACCACGAGCGAACTACAGCAAGTAAGAACAGAAATGAAATTTACCTATGAACAGTTAAATAATGAGCTGTCTAATCTCCTCGTTGCAATAAAAATATATCAGCAGCAAGTGGTTTTGCTTAATAAAGAGTTAAACCTTGCGCGGCAAGTAGAAAGAGGTGAAACCAAAAGATTTTATGAAGGCGATAGTACGCTTTTTTTAGTGAATCAACGTGAACAAACAACAGCGCAAGTCAAGTTAAATTGGATTAACGCGGAAGTCAATTTACAAGAGGCTAAGGCTTTAGCGAGATTTTTTTCTTCCACGCAATAA
- a CDS encoding type IV secretion protein Dot, with protein sequence MSYSIDNPGGGDCGFYALAVGLINIIQNEYKLHGKSKTYDRWKQVEGIYGIRMQDILNVDLKKLHDSPYTYKSELLFLLQMSLRNIAVIVNKEDLVKRIIEEGRSKDQTKIEGSNAYCKFMELVQLYLYRRGSLEMISQFNELALSPEIVQTAQDIARMLRPILRNQPFHQAQKIENAFVKEVLLNDVLSGNAINSNSIILKSLEKIKERGRWATHDDLKEIAELLKINLNVVGQPNGKPIPGHPTVNLINHYNTHWTTQIESLHGPRQYSVPRKGAFGYETVSGRAVSLKEEQIVDRTFRTQTESDRAKRYNQHFETLFDTLSPYGFFPHAQNKRNVHVFGKAQTGLESDEALAVQLQEAELRRLVF encoded by the coding sequence ATGTCATATTCAATAGATAATCCTGGTGGCGGGGATTGTGGATTTTATGCTCTTGCTGTTGGTTTAATAAACATCATACAAAATGAATACAAACTTCACGGGAAAAGTAAAACTTATGATCGATGGAAACAAGTGGAAGGTATTTATGGCATACGAATGCAAGATATCCTTAATGTCGATTTAAAAAAACTGCATGATTCACCTTACACTTATAAAAGTGAATTATTATTTCTATTGCAGATGTCTCTACGAAATATTGCCGTGATTGTGAATAAAGAAGATTTGGTCAAGAGAATAATCGAAGAAGGGCGAAGTAAAGATCAAACCAAAATCGAAGGATCAAATGCTTATTGCAAATTCATGGAATTGGTACAACTTTATTTGTATCGAAGGGGTTCTCTGGAAATGATAAGCCAATTCAATGAACTAGCCCTCTCCCCGGAAATTGTTCAAACAGCTCAGGATATCGCCAGAATGCTGAGACCAATCCTCAGGAATCAACCTTTTCATCAGGCACAGAAAATAGAAAATGCGTTTGTTAAGGAAGTCTTGCTAAACGATGTTCTATCAGGCAATGCAATCAATTCAAATTCAATTATTTTAAAGAGCCTTGAAAAAATTAAAGAGCGGGGAAGATGGGCAACACATGATGATTTGAAAGAAATTGCCGAACTACTTAAAATAAACCTCAACGTTGTTGGCCAACCGAATGGCAAGCCTATTCCTGGCCATCCTACAGTAAACCTAATTAATCATTACAATACACACTGGACAACCCAAATAGAATCTCTCCATGGACCCAGACAATACAGTGTACCCCGTAAGGGAGCTTTTGGTTATGAAACCGTATCTGGTAGAGCTGTTTCTTTAAAAGAAGAGCAAATTGTTGATAGGACTTTCAGAACCCAAACTGAATCAGATAGAGCAAAACGTTACAACCAACACTTTGAAACACTGTTTGATACTTTATCACCTTACGGTTTCTTTCCGCATGCTCAGAATAAAAGGAATGTTCATGTTTTTGGTAAAGCGCAAACTGGTTTAGAGTCTGATGAGGCTTTGGCAGTTCAATTACAGGAAGCAGAACTTAGACGGCTCGTATTCTGA
- a CDS encoding efflux RND transporter periplasmic adaptor subunit, which produces MKLHAYTMISKLPKPQKIGKIIFIVFVAIILFLSFTPWQQFALGNGKVIAFSPTERQHTVNSPISGRIKKWYVDEGMRVNPGDPIVDITDNDPELLSRLEVEKKAILLRIEAAKQAIVAGKANVDRQKKLYEQGINSRRQYELAQIEYAKYQNELAQANIDKVNVDVRIARQKTQIIKAHVAGIIFRRLTGQESVVVNAGDVLAQILPETESRAVELWIDGNDIPFVRLNQKARLQFEGWPAIQFRGWPEIAVGTFGGTVSFIDPTDNGFGLFRVVIVPNEPWPGTRFLRQGVRVHGWVQLGQVPLWYELWRQYNGFPPESDRENKAS; this is translated from the coding sequence ATGAAACTGCACGCTTATACAATGATAAGTAAACTGCCTAAGCCTCAAAAAATAGGGAAAATAATTTTCATTGTTTTTGTTGCCATTATTCTTTTCTTGAGTTTTACTCCGTGGCAACAGTTTGCATTAGGTAACGGAAAAGTCATCGCATTTTCACCAACTGAGAGACAACACACAGTTAATTCACCAATTAGCGGAAGAATAAAAAAGTGGTATGTCGACGAAGGCATGCGTGTCAATCCAGGGGATCCAATCGTCGATATTACCGATAATGATCCGGAACTTTTGTCTCGTCTTGAAGTCGAGAAAAAAGCAATTTTGCTTCGTATAGAAGCAGCCAAACAAGCTATTGTTGCTGGGAAAGCCAATGTTGACAGACAAAAGAAATTGTATGAACAGGGAATTAATTCGAGAAGGCAATATGAGTTGGCACAAATTGAATATGCAAAATACCAAAATGAACTTGCGCAGGCGAATATTGACAAAGTGAATGTCGATGTTCGAATCGCTCGTCAAAAAACACAAATCATTAAAGCCCATGTCGCCGGTATTATTTTTAGGCGTTTGACTGGACAAGAAAGTGTCGTTGTGAACGCCGGTGATGTATTGGCTCAAATCCTGCCTGAAACGGAGTCCCGTGCTGTCGAGCTATGGATTGATGGGAACGATATTCCTTTCGTGCGTCTTAATCAAAAAGCTCGTTTGCAATTTGAAGGATGGCCTGCTATTCAATTTCGCGGATGGCCAGAAATTGCAGTGGGAACATTTGGGGGGACAGTATCCTTTATTGATCCTACAGATAATGGGTTTGGCTTATTTCGGGTCGTTATCGTTCCTAATGAACCCTGGCCTGGTACGCGTTTTTTAAGGCAGGGAGTGCGGGTTCATGGGTGGGTTCAGTTAGGTCAGGTGCCTTTATGGTATGAGCTTTGGCGTCAGTATAATGGTTTTCCCCCGGAAAGTGATCGCGAGAATAAAGCATCATGA
- a CDS encoding APC family permease, with the protein MLKRDISTLNILVASAGGMIGSGWLFSPFISAQMAGSNSLISWVIAAIFMLFIALPLCELGTMFPVSGGMSNYPTYTHGREVGFLFAWTSWLSYVVMTPIEIQAILQYSSHFFPILIDNHTESLKLSNYGYLAAIGIMLFVVILNSYGIKFLAECNKYASIIKFVLPSIAIISLLKQSPSLANVNINLSSKEHWVEIFTALSAGGVAFAFTGFQNGLILAGEVKNPQRNIPIAILGAVLVGFILYFMLQFSFIVAVPEKYLAQGWHALSYPGDEGPLVGLTLLLGLGIIATLLLFDAAFSPFGTTLVYTAATSRILYGMALNQHLPKFFLKVNRHNIPYVTLYANLLVGSFAFLPFPGWQKLVAFLSSASILSYGIGPICLLAMRKMHPHMDRPFKLANSVFLSHIAFYICNLMLYWCGFSIIWKLNAALLLGLGIYFFYHRHISLRNGSSLAWFIMYMGSFSIISYLGSFGGIGLLKFPFDLICFLPYSILMLYMSQILVMSHHENEMMGNVTELPV; encoded by the coding sequence ATGTTAAAACGGGATATTTCAACCCTGAATATATTAGTTGCGTCAGCTGGTGGAATGATTGGTTCAGGTTGGTTATTCAGTCCATTTATCAGCGCCCAAATGGCAGGTAGTAATTCTCTGATAAGCTGGGTTATTGCTGCAATATTTATGTTGTTTATTGCCTTGCCGCTTTGTGAGCTGGGAACGATGTTTCCAGTTTCAGGAGGTATGTCTAATTATCCTACTTACACACATGGTCGAGAAGTGGGTTTTTTGTTCGCATGGACATCCTGGTTATCTTATGTCGTTATGACACCTATTGAAATACAGGCAATTTTGCAATATTCAAGCCATTTTTTTCCAATATTAATCGATAATCATACCGAATCACTCAAGCTTTCCAATTATGGTTACCTTGCCGCAATCGGGATTATGCTCTTTGTAGTTATTTTGAATTCTTATGGGATTAAGTTTTTAGCTGAATGCAACAAGTATGCCAGCATTATTAAATTTGTTTTACCGAGTATCGCTATTATTTCGCTGTTAAAACAATCACCATCTCTTGCTAATGTTAATATTAATCTGTCAAGCAAAGAGCATTGGGTAGAGATATTTACCGCTCTTTCTGCAGGCGGTGTAGCTTTTGCTTTTACAGGGTTTCAAAATGGTTTAATCCTGGCAGGAGAAGTGAAAAATCCACAACGAAATATTCCTATTGCTATACTTGGAGCAGTATTGGTTGGCTTTATTCTTTATTTTATGTTGCAGTTCAGTTTTATAGTGGCTGTACCAGAAAAATATTTGGCCCAAGGTTGGCATGCATTGAGTTATCCCGGTGATGAAGGTCCATTGGTTGGGTTAACTCTTTTGTTAGGACTTGGCATTATTGCTACCCTGTTATTGTTTGACGCCGCTTTTTCTCCTTTTGGCACGACTTTAGTTTATACCGCAGCTACATCTCGTATTTTGTATGGCATGGCATTAAACCAACACTTGCCTAAGTTTTTTTTAAAGGTCAACCGCCACAACATACCTTACGTAACGCTTTATGCAAATCTTTTGGTTGGTTCTTTTGCATTCTTACCCTTTCCAGGATGGCAAAAACTAGTAGCATTCCTCTCATCAGCAAGCATTTTATCGTACGGAATTGGCCCGATTTGTCTCTTGGCCATGCGTAAAATGCACCCCCATATGGATAGACCTTTCAAGCTCGCAAATAGTGTTTTCTTGTCACATATCGCCTTTTATATATGTAATCTCATGCTGTACTGGTGTGGTTTTTCTATTATTTGGAAGCTAAACGCAGCATTGCTTTTGGGACTTGGTATTTACTTTTTTTACCATCGCCATATTTCTTTGAGAAATGGCTCATCTCTGGCATGGTTTATCATGTACATGGGATCATTTTCTATTATTTCTTATTTAGGATCTTTTGGTGGCATTGGTTTATTGAAATTCCCCTTCGATTTAATCTGCTTCTTGCCTTATAGCATTTTAATGCTTTACATGTCTCAAATTTTAGTGATGTCCCATCATGAAAATGAAATGATGGGCAATGTTACAGAATTGCCAGTATAA
- a CDS encoding ABC transporter transmembrane domain-containing protein codes for MSTKPINSILDVLDRQTILSIMMISVFISLLSLSIPIAAQTLVNLIAFGKLMQPVITLSFMVLILMMALGALHIWQIVIIEVIQQKLMVKISLHLTRHFTHLSLDNFSTHHGPELVNRFFEIVTIKKSLASLLLYGINLGLQLFFGLLLILIYHPLFLLFDVFIILGILLIIFIPYKKALGSAKKECSEKHVVGAWLEEILINRYLFRFNLYHRYVAQQTDKKLVAFLKARNTHFKQLIKHQIGFYTLSALASSLLLGLGGYLVINNQLSLGQLVAAEIVLGALIYSFKRFGVLLENYYDLVASENKIDAVLNLSLEQVKEDEHSELLTPINSIQLEMDSKNKALITVDNPLLVFSEKSDLCQFFVEQIFGFQDPVSLHVLINGIPCAKRNLISLRRFSLLIAEPQWFTGSIYDNLVLNHRNMSNKVIIEQLKNVGLADKVIQLPEGLNTILYEWQDVFTSVEITKLMLVRAILSQPELIVIDRAFDLFNRQEINEMMGLLLTLKNTLLVVVSQHSDFTHLNNRLVIPS; via the coding sequence ATGAGTACAAAACCAATTAATTCAATTCTTGATGTATTAGATCGTCAAACAATCTTATCTATCATGATGATTAGTGTTTTTATTAGCTTATTGTCATTGAGCATCCCTATTGCTGCGCAAACGCTTGTGAATTTAATCGCGTTTGGCAAGTTAATGCAGCCGGTCATTACTTTAAGTTTCATGGTATTGATTTTGATGATGGCTTTAGGAGCCCTCCATATATGGCAAATTGTCATTATTGAGGTGATTCAGCAAAAACTGATGGTTAAAATCAGCCTACATCTGACACGACATTTCACTCATTTATCGCTAGACAATTTTTCAACACACCATGGACCGGAATTGGTCAATCGCTTTTTTGAAATCGTCACTATCAAAAAATCACTGGCGAGTTTATTGTTATACGGCATTAATTTGGGCTTACAACTTTTTTTTGGATTATTGCTGATTCTAATTTATCACCCTCTTTTTCTTTTGTTTGATGTTTTTATCATTCTTGGCATTCTACTGATCATTTTCATCCCTTACAAAAAAGCATTAGGCAGCGCCAAAAAAGAATGCTCTGAAAAACACGTCGTAGGTGCCTGGTTAGAGGAAATTTTGATTAACCGGTATCTGTTCCGTTTTAATTTATATCACCGCTATGTGGCCCAACAAACGGATAAAAAACTGGTTGCTTTCTTAAAAGCAAGAAATACCCATTTTAAACAGCTTATCAAACATCAAATTGGTTTTTACACGTTGTCTGCTTTGGCCAGCAGCCTTTTGTTGGGTTTGGGGGGCTATCTTGTTATTAATAATCAGCTAAGCCTGGGGCAGTTGGTTGCGGCAGAAATCGTTTTAGGCGCTCTTATTTACTCATTTAAACGCTTTGGTGTACTTTTAGAAAATTATTATGACTTGGTCGCCTCTGAAAATAAAATCGATGCAGTGCTTAATTTGTCGCTTGAACAGGTGAAAGAGGATGAGCATAGTGAGTTATTGACTCCAATTAATAGCATCCAGTTAGAGATGGATAGCAAGAATAAGGCATTGATAACTGTTGATAATCCATTATTAGTATTTTCGGAAAAATCAGATTTATGCCAATTTTTTGTTGAGCAAATATTTGGATTTCAAGATCCTGTTTCACTTCATGTACTTATTAATGGGATTCCTTGCGCGAAGAGAAACCTCATTTCTCTTCGCCGTTTCAGTTTATTGATTGCAGAGCCTCAGTGGTTTACGGGAAGCATTTATGACAATTTAGTACTCAATCATCGCAATATGTCTAACAAAGTCATTATTGAACAATTAAAAAATGTTGGGCTTGCTGATAAAGTGATACAATTACCGGAAGGCCTAAACACCATTCTTTATGAATGGCAGGATGTATTTACTTCAGTTGAAATTACCAAATTGATGTTGGTCAGGGCTATTCTATCTCAGCCAGAATTAATCGTTATTGATCGTGCTTTTGATCTCTTTAACCGTCAAGAAATCAATGAGATGATGGGGCTGTTATTGACGTTAAAAAATACACTGCTCGTGGTCGTGAGCCAGCATTCGGATTTTACTCATTTAAACAACCGTCTGGTGATTCCCTCATGA
- a CDS encoding biliverdin-producing heme oxygenase: protein MFSKALITATYKNGKPGQLTEEHEKAEYHRFKTEYLFKNAKIPKDLYASRLIQHFLIIKAIETKLQNLSKIEQSEISAFFALSYLEHLWRTPGIESDLRQLSVNPDEISKDEITKTTENYLEKIGKFTPKILLAHFLLHVAGFMHGGNIIRSKYIEPSNRLTTYQIASDQYDFSSAISFSSSGKHSPLALYQDMMKQIDSIVLTGDEYQEILEQCKDIYETMTNIYDDLCDMHTHHLKLPTYSLAAISVSLVALGLILKLLMDCLNPMTNPMSNAPR from the coding sequence ATGTTTAGCAAAGCCCTAATCACTGCAACTTATAAAAATGGAAAACCCGGCCAACTTACAGAAGAACATGAAAAAGCGGAGTATCACCGCTTTAAAACAGAATATCTGTTTAAAAATGCAAAGATCCCTAAAGATTTATACGCCTCACGCTTGATTCAGCATTTTTTGATTATTAAAGCCATAGAAACAAAATTACAAAATTTATCAAAAATAGAACAGTCTGAAATCAGCGCATTTTTTGCTTTATCCTATCTTGAGCATTTATGGCGCACCCCTGGTATAGAAAGTGATTTACGGCAACTAAGCGTTAATCCTGATGAAATTAGTAAGGATGAGATAACAAAAACAACCGAAAATTACCTTGAAAAAATAGGCAAATTTACACCAAAAATCCTTCTCGCTCATTTTTTATTACATGTTGCCGGGTTTATGCATGGCGGGAATATTATTCGCTCGAAATATATTGAACCGAGCAATCGTTTGACCACTTACCAAATAGCGTCAGATCAATATGATTTTTCTTCCGCCATCTCCTTTTCATCATCAGGAAAGCATTCACCCCTCGCTCTTTATCAGGATATGATGAAACAAATCGATAGCATTGTTCTAACTGGTGATGAGTACCAAGAGATTCTTGAGCAATGCAAAGACATTTATGAAACTATGACCAATATCTACGATGACTTATGTGATATGCACACTCATCACCTGAAACTCCCCACATACTCGCTTGCGGCTATCAGCGTCAGTCTGGTTGCACTTGGATTAATTTTAAAACTACTGATGGATTGCTTAAATCCAATGACGAATCCTATGTCAAACGCTCCTCGTTAA
- a CDS encoding proton-conducting transporter membrane subunit yields the protein MEQLLNGLSISLILSPLLAIFLYLLLGKKRNTLATYYGTSAIGIGFLFSLLALIVSSGTVNQKGYFLFHVSTLSLLLTTLILFISFIIHRFSIRYMHGDKSYRRYFFNLSAITSTTVVMALADNFLLFWLAWSVSNLLLINLMIHKSQWKAAYNSGILTLKTLLPGSLFLLTAFGILFASNNTLSIETITSEVSNKSSPSITVALGFIILTAMAQSAIWPFHRWLMSSLNSPTPVSALMHAGLVNGGGFLIVKFAPLFVVQTNLLAILFIFGALTALLGTLWKLLQWNIKSMLASSTMAQMGFMMMQCGLGLFPAAIAHLCWHGLFKSYLFLNSGSALQQKKYQNKSHPEKLTTLLISFVGGLAGMYGFAFITGKPILSLQASTFLLSFAFITGTQLTLGLIAGEKRFKKVMLTLALVFSIGIFYGGSVHLIESLLPNLMGLPQYQLTSLQGLTLIVFFSLWIVFSLGLFKKIRETRLWDWFYIQMFNASTPHPKTITANRHTYYY from the coding sequence GTGGAACAACTTTTAAATGGGCTATCGATTTCCCTCATCCTATCACCCTTGTTGGCAATATTCCTCTACCTTTTATTAGGAAAGAAAAGGAATACCCTCGCAACATACTACGGTACCTCTGCTATAGGTATTGGCTTTCTTTTCAGTCTTTTAGCATTAATCGTCTCTTCAGGTACTGTCAACCAAAAGGGCTATTTTTTATTTCATGTTAGCACGTTGAGCCTCTTACTGACCACATTGATATTATTCATCAGTTTCATTATTCACCGTTTTTCCATACGATACATGCATGGAGATAAATCCTACCGACGTTATTTTTTCAATCTTTCAGCCATAACATCAACTACTGTGGTAATGGCTTTGGCAGACAATTTTTTATTGTTCTGGCTTGCTTGGTCAGTAAGCAACCTACTCTTAATAAACCTCATGATTCATAAATCACAATGGAAAGCAGCCTACAATTCAGGAATACTGACTTTAAAAACGCTACTACCAGGAAGCCTGTTTCTTCTCACAGCATTTGGGATACTTTTTGCCTCAAACAATACACTGTCGATTGAAACAATAACCAGCGAAGTGAGCAACAAATCATCGCCATCTATTACCGTTGCGCTAGGATTTATTATCTTAACAGCGATGGCACAATCTGCCATCTGGCCTTTTCATCGCTGGCTGATGAGTTCATTAAACTCTCCTACACCAGTATCTGCCCTCATGCATGCAGGATTAGTAAACGGAGGGGGCTTTCTGATTGTTAAATTTGCTCCTTTGTTTGTTGTGCAAACAAATCTATTAGCTATTTTATTCATCTTCGGTGCACTGACTGCTCTGTTAGGCACCCTCTGGAAACTATTGCAGTGGAATATCAAAAGCATGCTTGCCAGTTCAACTATGGCACAAATGGGCTTCATGATGATGCAATGCGGACTTGGACTTTTCCCTGCTGCTATCGCCCATCTATGCTGGCATGGCTTGTTTAAATCCTATCTTTTCCTCAATTCAGGCTCAGCCCTTCAACAGAAAAAATATCAAAATAAATCACATCCTGAAAAGTTGACAACCTTATTGATTTCATTTGTAGGGGGGCTTGCAGGAATGTATGGCTTTGCCTTCATCACTGGAAAACCGATTTTATCGCTGCAAGCCTCTACCTTTCTTTTAAGTTTCGCATTCATCACTGGTACACAACTAACTCTTGGCTTGATTGCAGGTGAAAAGCGTTTCAAAAAGGTAATGTTAACCTTAGCTCTGGTTTTCTCAATTGGAATTTTTTATGGGGGAAGTGTCCATCTTATCGAGTCACTCTTGCCTAATCTAATGGGATTACCTCAATACCAATTAACTAGCTTACAAGGCTTAACTCTGATTGTCTTCTTTTCCCTTTGGATTGTATTCAGCCTAGGATTATTCAAAAAAATCAGGGAGACCAGACTTTGGGATTGGTTTTACATACAAATGTTTAATGCGAGTACCCCTCATCCCAAAACCATTACCGCAAATCGACATACTTATTACTATTAA